From one Lycium ferocissimum isolate CSIRO_LF1 chromosome 5, AGI_CSIRO_Lferr_CH_V1, whole genome shotgun sequence genomic stretch:
- the LOC132058109 gene encoding uncharacterized protein LOC132058109: MKRSLAKNVHLFSRSLLVPKPNPYLATSSFWPSRVKRFTSKSSNELPASGHNNDNNLQEEDDISNKALKQQIDKFFEGDEEAFPSIFEAILKRKLAGKSEESDEELMNQLQAQPRQHDSAANRESDSD, encoded by the exons ATGAAACGATCTCTTGCAAAAAATGTTCATCTCTTTTCACGCAGTTTGTTAGTGCCAAAGCCGAATCCTTACCTTGCTACCTCTTCATTTTGGCCTAGCCGTGTTAAGCGTTTCACATCCAAAAGCTCTAACGAACTTCCTGCTTCGGGTCATAACAACGACAATAACCTTCAAGAAGAAGATGATATCAGCAATAAAG CGCTGAAACAGCAGATAGATAAGTTCTTTGAAGGAGACGAAGAAGCATTCCCATCAATATTTGAAGCcattttgaaaagaaagttgGCTGGAAAAAGTGAAGAATCAGATGAGGAATTGATGAATCAACTTCAAGCCCAGCCTCGACAGCACGATTCTGCTGCCAATAGAGAATCTGACTCCGATTAA
- the LOC132055538 gene encoding peptidyl-prolyl cis-trans isomerase FKBP17-2, chloroplastic, giving the protein MATFFGSPPSLSLPITRTNYFSSSSQTPPPFQPPHQPQQPQTPPPSQPLSATSAEPPSPVNVQQQKPSKSARSAESTDWIASSLTRRFGLGAGLAWAGFLAFGVVSEQIKTRLEVSQQETNTRVVEKEEEVVLPNGIRYYELKIGGGATLWPGDLVVIDVKGSIQGSGQVFVDTFDSDGKKKKPLALFMGSRPYSKGICEGIETVMRSMKAGGKRRVIIPPNLGFGEEGADLGTGLQIPPSATLEYVIEVEKVSIAPA; this is encoded by the exons ATGGCAACTTTCTTTGGATCCCCACCTTCTTTGTCTCTCCCAATTACCAGAACTAACTACTTCTCTTCATCCTCTCAAACTCCTCCTCCTTTTCAGCCACCACATCAACCTCAACAACCACAAACTCCGCCACCATCTCAGCCATTGAGTGCAACTTCTGCAGAGCCTCCATCACCTGTTAATGTGCAGCAACAAAAGCCTAGTAAATCTGCCCGCTCCGCGGAATCCACTGATTGGATTGCCTCCTCTTTAACAAGGAGATTTGGCCTTGGTGCTGGACTTGCTTGGGCTGGTTTCCTTGCTTTTGGTGTTGTTTCTGAGCAAATCAAAACTCGCCTTGAAGTGTCTCAACAAGAAACAAATACAAG GGTTgttgagaaagaagaagaagtggtcTTGCCCAATGGGATAAG GTATTATGAACTGAAAATTGGCGGCGGCGCAACTCTTTGGCCAGGGGACTTGGTTGTGATAGATGTGAAGGGAAGTATACAGGGCAGTGGACAAGTTTTTGTGGATACATTTGATAGTGATGGCAAAAAGAAGAAGCCACTGGCATTATTTATGGGGTCAAGGCCTTATAGTAAGGGAATTTGTGAAGGTATAGAAACTGTTATGAGGAGTATGAAAGCTGGCGGAAAAAGAAGAGTGATTATTCCTCCAAATttgggatttggagaagaaggAGCAGATTTAGGAACAGGGCTGCAAATTCCTCCATCTGCTACTCTTGAGTATGTTATTGAGGTTGAAAAAGTTTCTATTGCACCTGCTTGA
- the LOC132055537 gene encoding probable serine/threonine-protein kinase SIS8 isoform X1, giving the protein MKNLLRKLNISSQSEESEGSKSSTKSKRLSDVSSTDNKPFSAISGWLNSVTNKESPTRMEPCDSASSSGLEAALDAIRRDSESSNSREPDIEEEYQIQLALELSAREDPEAVQIEAVKQISLGSCAPENTPAEIVAYRYWNYNALSFDDKILDGFYDLYGILTESDSSKMPSLIDLQRTPIAEQITWEAILVNRAADSKLLKLEQKALEISVKVRSESIDFARDNLVQKLAALVSEHMGGPVGDPDSMLIAWRSLSYNLKATFGSMVLPLGSLTIGLARHRALLFKVLADSVELPCRLVKGKEYTGSDEVAINYVKFEDGREYIVDLMAAPGTLIPSDTSGTQGDYEESILSISPSSKDVDSHMGSSSSGVACSTEDHSELGVEERRSRFGEGSAGNESPASGNAEKQKGYSNSDDLTKLRAMKKEQGQETSSRTGHARSPYSHTRSPSWTEGVSSPAVRRMKAKDVSMYMIDAAKENPKLAQKLHDVLLESGVVAPPNLFTEIYSEQLDVSPVEGMESKGSYEVEKIKSQADVDHNSFLPPLPYHAMSKANTPGPSNPHPDAREVSRQQVSPHAELAAVKFTKNMPVAAAAAAAAAAVASSMVVAAAKTTYGSKVDLPVAAAATATAAAVVATTAAVTKQYENLETYSLSPNNPALFLNLIDSGRVDRDADGAVSEQPGSGDQVHEALGVNSEGERVSDRSAGNDSVKSDVTLDDVADCEIPWEEITLGERIGLGSYGEVYRGDWHGTEVAVKKFLDQDITGESLEEYKSEVMIMKRVRHPNVVLFMGAVTRPPNLSIITEFLHRGSLYRLIHRSNNQLDERRRLRMALDTARGMNYLHNCTPVIVHRDLKSPNLLVDKNWVVKVCDFGLSKMKHNTFLSSRSTAGTAEWMAPEVLRNEPSDEKCDVYSFGVVLWELCTLQQPWGGMNPMQVVGAVGFQHRRLDIPDDMDPAIADIIRRCWQTDPKLRPSFAEIMAALKPLQKPITSSQVPKSLVNRGQQKGLS; this is encoded by the exons ATGAAAAAtcttttgagaaaacttaacatctcaagTCAATCAGAGGAATCAGAAGGTTCAAAGTCTTCAACAAAGAGCAAAAGATTAAGTGATGTTTCATCCACTGATAATAAGCCTTTCtcagcaatttcaggatggttAAATTCTGTTACCAATAAGGAAAGTCCTACTAGAATGGAACCTTGTGATTCTGCTAGTAGTAGTGGTTTAGAGGCTGCTTTAGATGCTATAAGGCGCGATTCGGAGTCTAGTAATTCGAGGGAGCCTGATATTGAGGAAGAGTATCAAATACAATTAGCTTTGGAGTTGAGTGCAAGGGAAGATCCTGAGGCAGTGCAAATTGAAGCTGTTAAGCAGATAAGTTTAGGTTCTTGTGCCCCGGAAAACACTCCAGCTGAAATTGTAGCTTATAGATATTGG AATTACAATGCTCTTAGCTTTGATGACAAGATCCTGGATGGTTTTTATGATCTGTATGGAATCCTGACAGAGTCCGATTCATCAAAAATGCCCTCCCTTATCGATCTACAAAGAACACCGATAGCAGAACAGATCACTTGGGAAGCTATCCTTGTTAATAGAGCTGCGGACTCTAAGCTGTTGAAGCTAGAACAAAAAGCTCTAGAGATATCTGTCAAGGTCAGGTCAGAATCCATAGATTTTGCACGCGACAATTTGGTTCAGAAGCTTGCCGCGCTAGTTTCTGAACACATGGGTGGTCCAGTTGGTGATCCTGACAGCATGTTAATAGCATGGAGAAGCCTTAGTTATAATCTAAAGGCCACTTTTGGGAGCATGGTTTTGCCTCTGGGTTCTTTGACCATCGGACTGGCTCGTCATCGTGCCTTGTTATTCAAG GTTTTGGCTGATAGTGTGGAGCTCCCGTGCCGATTAGTAAAAGGGAAAGAATACACAGGTTCAGATGAAGTTGCAATAAACTACGTAAAATTTGAAGATGGAAG GGAATATATTGTTGATTTGATGGCAGCCCCTGGCACACTTATTCCCTCTGATACATCTGGAACACAGGGAGACTATGAGGAATCTATCCTCTCCATCAGTCCGTCCTCCAAAGATGTTGATTCTCATATGGGTTCTTCTAGTAGTGGGGTTGCTTGTTCGACAGAAGATCATTCCGAATTGGGAGTGGAAGAGAGGAGATCAAGGTTCGGTGAAGGCAGTGCAGGAAATGAATCTCCCGCTTCAGGTAATGCAGAAAAGCAGAAAGGATATAGCAACTCTGATGACTTAACAAAGCTTCGTGCCATGAAGAAGGAGCAGGGACAGGAGACTTCATCCAGGACTGGCCATGCAAGATCTCCTTATTCGCATACAAGATCTCCTTCCTGGACTGAAGGCGTTAGCTCCCCAGCCGTACGGCGAATGAAGGCGAAGGATGTTTCAATGTACATGATTGATGCTGCTAAAGAAAATCCAAAGCTAGCTCAAAAACTTCATGATGTTTTACTTGAAAGTGGGGTTGTTGCACCACCAAATTTGTTCACTGAAATCTACTCAGAGCAACTAGATGTTTCCCCTGTGGAGGGAATGGAAAGTAAGGGGAGCTATGAGGTTGAGAAAATCAAGAGTCAAGCTGATGTAGATCATAATAGTTTCTTGCCTCCTTTGCCTTATCATGCTATGTCCAAGGCCAATACCCCTGGGCCATCTAATCCTCATCCGGATGCCAGAGAAGTTAGTAGGCAGCAAGTTTCCCCACACGCTGAACTGGCTGCAGTAAAATTCACGAAAAACATGCCTGTTGCTGCAGCTGCAGCTGCAGCAGCAGCTGCGGTTGCCTCTTCAATGGTAGTTGCTGCAGCAAAGACCACATATGGTTCGAAAGTTGATCTCCCTGTTGCAGCTGCTGCGACAGCCACAGCTGCAGCAGTGGTAGCAACAACTGCTGCTGTCACTAAGCAATATGAAAACTTGGAGACATATTCTCTTTCACCAAATAATCCTGCTTTATTCCTTAATTTAATCGACTCTGGAAGAGTTGATAGAGATGCAGATGGTGCTGTGTCTGAGCAACCGGGTAGTGGTGATCAAGTGCATGAGGCATTAGGGGTGAATTCTGAGGGTGAAAGAGTATCAGATAGGTCAGCTGGTAATGATAGTGTGAAATCTGATGTGACACTTGATGATGTCGCAGATTGTGAGATTCCGTGGGAGGAGATCACCTTGGGTGAGCGTATCGGACTTG GATCTTATGGAGAGGTCTATCGTGGAGACTGGCATGGAACT GAAGTCGCTGTGAAGAAATTCCTAGACCAAGATATAACTGGTGAATCCCTCGAAGAATATAAAAGTGAG GTTATGATCATGAAAAGAGTCCGGCATCCTAATGTAGTCCTGTTCATGGGAGCTGTTACACGTCCTCCAAACCTTTCAATTATTACCGAGTTTCTGCATAG AGGTAGTTTGTACAGATTAATTCATCGGTCCAACAATCAATTAGATGAAAGGAGACGACTGAGGATGGCTCTTGATACT GCTCGAGGGATGAACTATCTACACAATTGCACTCCTGTAATAGTTCATCGTGATTTGAAGTCTCCAAATCTCCTTGTGGATAAGAACTGGGTTGTGAAG GTATGTGATTTTGGGTTATCGAAAATGAAGCACAACACCTTCCTTTCTTCAAGATCAACTGCTGGGACG GCTGAGTGGATGGCCCCTGAAGTGCTGAGAAATGAGCCTTCAGATGAGAA ATGTGATGTATATAGCTTTGGTGTCGTACTATGGGAGCTCTGTACTCTGCAGCAGCCATGGGGAGGAATGAACCCCATGCAAGTTGTTGGTGCAGTTGGATTTCAGCATCGCCGTCTTGACATACCAGATGACATGGATCCTGCTATTGCAGACATCATCAGAAGATGCTGGCAAAC AGACCCAAAGTTACGGCCTTCATTTGCTGAGATTATGGCTGCTTTGAAACCACTGCAAAAGCCTATAACCAGTTCACAAGTACCAAAATCACTGGTGAACAGAGGTCAACAAAAGGGTCTGTCATAA
- the LOC132055537 gene encoding probable serine/threonine-protein kinase SIS8 isoform X3 yields the protein MNAFQNYNALSFDDKILDGFYDLYGILTESDSSKMPSLIDLQRTPIAEQITWEAILVNRAADSKLLKLEQKALEISVKVRSESIDFARDNLVQKLAALVSEHMGGPVGDPDSMLIAWRSLSYNLKATFGSMVLPLGSLTIGLARHRALLFKVLADSVELPCRLVKGKEYTGSDEVAINYVKFEDGREYIVDLMAAPGTLIPSDTSGTQGDYEESILSISPSSKDVDSHMGSSSSGVACSTEDHSELGVEERRSRFGEGSAGNESPASGNAEKQKGYSNSDDLTKLRAMKKEQGQETSSRTGHARSPYSHTRSPSWTEGVSSPAVRRMKAKDVSMYMIDAAKENPKLAQKLHDVLLESGVVAPPNLFTEIYSEQLDVSPVEGMESKGSYEVEKIKSQADVDHNSFLPPLPYHAMSKANTPGPSNPHPDAREVSRQQVSPHAELAAVKFTKNMPVAAAAAAAAAAVASSMVVAAAKTTYGSKVDLPVAAAATATAAAVVATTAAVTKQYENLETYSLSPNNPALFLNLIDSGRVDRDADGAVSEQPGSGDQVHEALGVNSEGERVSDRSAGNDSVKSDVTLDDVADCEIPWEEITLGERIGLGSYGEVYRGDWHGTEVAVKKFLDQDITGESLEEYKSEVMIMKRVRHPNVVLFMGAVTRPPNLSIITEFLHRGSLYRLIHRSNNQLDERRRLRMALDTARGMNYLHNCTPVIVHRDLKSPNLLVDKNWVVKVCDFGLSKMKHNTFLSSRSTAGTAEWMAPEVLRNEPSDEKCDVYSFGVVLWELCTLQQPWGGMNPMQVVGAVGFQHRRLDIPDDMDPAIADIIRRCWQTDPKLRPSFAEIMAALKPLQKPITSSQVPKSLVNRGQQKGLS from the exons ATGAATGCTTTTCAGAATTACAATGCTCTTAGCTTTGATGACAAGATCCTGGATGGTTTTTATGATCTGTATGGAATCCTGACAGAGTCCGATTCATCAAAAATGCCCTCCCTTATCGATCTACAAAGAACACCGATAGCAGAACAGATCACTTGGGAAGCTATCCTTGTTAATAGAGCTGCGGACTCTAAGCTGTTGAAGCTAGAACAAAAAGCTCTAGAGATATCTGTCAAGGTCAGGTCAGAATCCATAGATTTTGCACGCGACAATTTGGTTCAGAAGCTTGCCGCGCTAGTTTCTGAACACATGGGTGGTCCAGTTGGTGATCCTGACAGCATGTTAATAGCATGGAGAAGCCTTAGTTATAATCTAAAGGCCACTTTTGGGAGCATGGTTTTGCCTCTGGGTTCTTTGACCATCGGACTGGCTCGTCATCGTGCCTTGTTATTCAAG GTTTTGGCTGATAGTGTGGAGCTCCCGTGCCGATTAGTAAAAGGGAAAGAATACACAGGTTCAGATGAAGTTGCAATAAACTACGTAAAATTTGAAGATGGAAG GGAATATATTGTTGATTTGATGGCAGCCCCTGGCACACTTATTCCCTCTGATACATCTGGAACACAGGGAGACTATGAGGAATCTATCCTCTCCATCAGTCCGTCCTCCAAAGATGTTGATTCTCATATGGGTTCTTCTAGTAGTGGGGTTGCTTGTTCGACAGAAGATCATTCCGAATTGGGAGTGGAAGAGAGGAGATCAAGGTTCGGTGAAGGCAGTGCAGGAAATGAATCTCCCGCTTCAGGTAATGCAGAAAAGCAGAAAGGATATAGCAACTCTGATGACTTAACAAAGCTTCGTGCCATGAAGAAGGAGCAGGGACAGGAGACTTCATCCAGGACTGGCCATGCAAGATCTCCTTATTCGCATACAAGATCTCCTTCCTGGACTGAAGGCGTTAGCTCCCCAGCCGTACGGCGAATGAAGGCGAAGGATGTTTCAATGTACATGATTGATGCTGCTAAAGAAAATCCAAAGCTAGCTCAAAAACTTCATGATGTTTTACTTGAAAGTGGGGTTGTTGCACCACCAAATTTGTTCACTGAAATCTACTCAGAGCAACTAGATGTTTCCCCTGTGGAGGGAATGGAAAGTAAGGGGAGCTATGAGGTTGAGAAAATCAAGAGTCAAGCTGATGTAGATCATAATAGTTTCTTGCCTCCTTTGCCTTATCATGCTATGTCCAAGGCCAATACCCCTGGGCCATCTAATCCTCATCCGGATGCCAGAGAAGTTAGTAGGCAGCAAGTTTCCCCACACGCTGAACTGGCTGCAGTAAAATTCACGAAAAACATGCCTGTTGCTGCAGCTGCAGCTGCAGCAGCAGCTGCGGTTGCCTCTTCAATGGTAGTTGCTGCAGCAAAGACCACATATGGTTCGAAAGTTGATCTCCCTGTTGCAGCTGCTGCGACAGCCACAGCTGCAGCAGTGGTAGCAACAACTGCTGCTGTCACTAAGCAATATGAAAACTTGGAGACATATTCTCTTTCACCAAATAATCCTGCTTTATTCCTTAATTTAATCGACTCTGGAAGAGTTGATAGAGATGCAGATGGTGCTGTGTCTGAGCAACCGGGTAGTGGTGATCAAGTGCATGAGGCATTAGGGGTGAATTCTGAGGGTGAAAGAGTATCAGATAGGTCAGCTGGTAATGATAGTGTGAAATCTGATGTGACACTTGATGATGTCGCAGATTGTGAGATTCCGTGGGAGGAGATCACCTTGGGTGAGCGTATCGGACTTG GATCTTATGGAGAGGTCTATCGTGGAGACTGGCATGGAACT GAAGTCGCTGTGAAGAAATTCCTAGACCAAGATATAACTGGTGAATCCCTCGAAGAATATAAAAGTGAG GTTATGATCATGAAAAGAGTCCGGCATCCTAATGTAGTCCTGTTCATGGGAGCTGTTACACGTCCTCCAAACCTTTCAATTATTACCGAGTTTCTGCATAG AGGTAGTTTGTACAGATTAATTCATCGGTCCAACAATCAATTAGATGAAAGGAGACGACTGAGGATGGCTCTTGATACT GCTCGAGGGATGAACTATCTACACAATTGCACTCCTGTAATAGTTCATCGTGATTTGAAGTCTCCAAATCTCCTTGTGGATAAGAACTGGGTTGTGAAG GTATGTGATTTTGGGTTATCGAAAATGAAGCACAACACCTTCCTTTCTTCAAGATCAACTGCTGGGACG GCTGAGTGGATGGCCCCTGAAGTGCTGAGAAATGAGCCTTCAGATGAGAA ATGTGATGTATATAGCTTTGGTGTCGTACTATGGGAGCTCTGTACTCTGCAGCAGCCATGGGGAGGAATGAACCCCATGCAAGTTGTTGGTGCAGTTGGATTTCAGCATCGCCGTCTTGACATACCAGATGACATGGATCCTGCTATTGCAGACATCATCAGAAGATGCTGGCAAAC AGACCCAAAGTTACGGCCTTCATTTGCTGAGATTATGGCTGCTTTGAAACCACTGCAAAAGCCTATAACCAGTTCACAAGTACCAAAATCACTGGTGAACAGAGGTCAACAAAAGGGTCTGTCATAA
- the LOC132055537 gene encoding probable serine/threonine-protein kinase SIS8 isoform X2: protein MKNLLRKLNISSQSEESEGSKSSTKSKRLSDVSSTDNKPFSAISGWLNSVTNKESPTRMEPCDSASSSGLEAALDAIRRDSESSNSREPDIEEEYQIQLALELSAREDPEAVQIEAVKQISLGSCAPENTPAEIVAYRYWNYNALSFDDKILDGFYDLYGILTESDSSKMPSLIDLQRTPIAEQITWEAILVNRAADSKLLKLEQKALEISVKVRSESIDFARDNLVQKLAALVSEHMGGPVGDPDSMLIAWRSLSYNLKATFGSMVLPLGSLTIGLARHRALLFKVLADSVELPCRLVKGKEYTGSDEVAINYVKFEDGREYIVDLMAAPGTLIPSDTSGTQGDYEESILSISPSSKDVDSHMGSSSSGVACSTEDHSELGVEERRSRFGEGSAGNESPASGNAEKQKGYSNSDDLTKLRAMKKEQGQETSSRTGHARSPYSHTRSPSWTEGVSSPAVRRMKAKDVSMYMIDAAKENPKLAQKLHDVLLESGVVAPPNLFTEIYSEQLDVSPVEGMESKGSYEVEKIKSQADVDHNSFLPPLPYHAMSKANTPGPSNPHPDAREVSRQQVSPHAELAAVKFTKNMPVAAAAAAAAAAVASSMVVAAAKTTYGSKVDLPVAAAATATAAAVVATTAAVTKQYENLETYSLSPNNPALFLNLIDSGRVDRDADGAVSEQPGSGDQVHEALGVNSEGERVSDRSAGNDSVKSDVTLDDVADCEIPWEEITLGERIGLGSYGEVYRGDWHGTEVAVKKFLDQDITGESLEEYKSEVMIMKRVRHPNVVLFMGAVTRPPNLSIITEFLHRGSLYRLIHRSNNQLDERRRLRMALDTARGMNYLHNCTPVIVHRDLKSPNLLVDKNWVVKVCDFGLSKMKHNTFLSSRSTAGTAEWMAPEVLRNEPSDEKYVLKVIKPYYPIQIVELLCIKESNI, encoded by the exons ATGAAAAAtcttttgagaaaacttaacatctcaagTCAATCAGAGGAATCAGAAGGTTCAAAGTCTTCAACAAAGAGCAAAAGATTAAGTGATGTTTCATCCACTGATAATAAGCCTTTCtcagcaatttcaggatggttAAATTCTGTTACCAATAAGGAAAGTCCTACTAGAATGGAACCTTGTGATTCTGCTAGTAGTAGTGGTTTAGAGGCTGCTTTAGATGCTATAAGGCGCGATTCGGAGTCTAGTAATTCGAGGGAGCCTGATATTGAGGAAGAGTATCAAATACAATTAGCTTTGGAGTTGAGTGCAAGGGAAGATCCTGAGGCAGTGCAAATTGAAGCTGTTAAGCAGATAAGTTTAGGTTCTTGTGCCCCGGAAAACACTCCAGCTGAAATTGTAGCTTATAGATATTGG AATTACAATGCTCTTAGCTTTGATGACAAGATCCTGGATGGTTTTTATGATCTGTATGGAATCCTGACAGAGTCCGATTCATCAAAAATGCCCTCCCTTATCGATCTACAAAGAACACCGATAGCAGAACAGATCACTTGGGAAGCTATCCTTGTTAATAGAGCTGCGGACTCTAAGCTGTTGAAGCTAGAACAAAAAGCTCTAGAGATATCTGTCAAGGTCAGGTCAGAATCCATAGATTTTGCACGCGACAATTTGGTTCAGAAGCTTGCCGCGCTAGTTTCTGAACACATGGGTGGTCCAGTTGGTGATCCTGACAGCATGTTAATAGCATGGAGAAGCCTTAGTTATAATCTAAAGGCCACTTTTGGGAGCATGGTTTTGCCTCTGGGTTCTTTGACCATCGGACTGGCTCGTCATCGTGCCTTGTTATTCAAG GTTTTGGCTGATAGTGTGGAGCTCCCGTGCCGATTAGTAAAAGGGAAAGAATACACAGGTTCAGATGAAGTTGCAATAAACTACGTAAAATTTGAAGATGGAAG GGAATATATTGTTGATTTGATGGCAGCCCCTGGCACACTTATTCCCTCTGATACATCTGGAACACAGGGAGACTATGAGGAATCTATCCTCTCCATCAGTCCGTCCTCCAAAGATGTTGATTCTCATATGGGTTCTTCTAGTAGTGGGGTTGCTTGTTCGACAGAAGATCATTCCGAATTGGGAGTGGAAGAGAGGAGATCAAGGTTCGGTGAAGGCAGTGCAGGAAATGAATCTCCCGCTTCAGGTAATGCAGAAAAGCAGAAAGGATATAGCAACTCTGATGACTTAACAAAGCTTCGTGCCATGAAGAAGGAGCAGGGACAGGAGACTTCATCCAGGACTGGCCATGCAAGATCTCCTTATTCGCATACAAGATCTCCTTCCTGGACTGAAGGCGTTAGCTCCCCAGCCGTACGGCGAATGAAGGCGAAGGATGTTTCAATGTACATGATTGATGCTGCTAAAGAAAATCCAAAGCTAGCTCAAAAACTTCATGATGTTTTACTTGAAAGTGGGGTTGTTGCACCACCAAATTTGTTCACTGAAATCTACTCAGAGCAACTAGATGTTTCCCCTGTGGAGGGAATGGAAAGTAAGGGGAGCTATGAGGTTGAGAAAATCAAGAGTCAAGCTGATGTAGATCATAATAGTTTCTTGCCTCCTTTGCCTTATCATGCTATGTCCAAGGCCAATACCCCTGGGCCATCTAATCCTCATCCGGATGCCAGAGAAGTTAGTAGGCAGCAAGTTTCCCCACACGCTGAACTGGCTGCAGTAAAATTCACGAAAAACATGCCTGTTGCTGCAGCTGCAGCTGCAGCAGCAGCTGCGGTTGCCTCTTCAATGGTAGTTGCTGCAGCAAAGACCACATATGGTTCGAAAGTTGATCTCCCTGTTGCAGCTGCTGCGACAGCCACAGCTGCAGCAGTGGTAGCAACAACTGCTGCTGTCACTAAGCAATATGAAAACTTGGAGACATATTCTCTTTCACCAAATAATCCTGCTTTATTCCTTAATTTAATCGACTCTGGAAGAGTTGATAGAGATGCAGATGGTGCTGTGTCTGAGCAACCGGGTAGTGGTGATCAAGTGCATGAGGCATTAGGGGTGAATTCTGAGGGTGAAAGAGTATCAGATAGGTCAGCTGGTAATGATAGTGTGAAATCTGATGTGACACTTGATGATGTCGCAGATTGTGAGATTCCGTGGGAGGAGATCACCTTGGGTGAGCGTATCGGACTTG GATCTTATGGAGAGGTCTATCGTGGAGACTGGCATGGAACT GAAGTCGCTGTGAAGAAATTCCTAGACCAAGATATAACTGGTGAATCCCTCGAAGAATATAAAAGTGAG GTTATGATCATGAAAAGAGTCCGGCATCCTAATGTAGTCCTGTTCATGGGAGCTGTTACACGTCCTCCAAACCTTTCAATTATTACCGAGTTTCTGCATAG AGGTAGTTTGTACAGATTAATTCATCGGTCCAACAATCAATTAGATGAAAGGAGACGACTGAGGATGGCTCTTGATACT GCTCGAGGGATGAACTATCTACACAATTGCACTCCTGTAATAGTTCATCGTGATTTGAAGTCTCCAAATCTCCTTGTGGATAAGAACTGGGTTGTGAAG GTATGTGATTTTGGGTTATCGAAAATGAAGCACAACACCTTCCTTTCTTCAAGATCAACTGCTGGGACG GCTGAGTGGATGGCCCCTGAAGTGCTGAGAAATGAGCCTTCAGATGAGAAGTACGTCTTAAAAGTGATAAAACCATATTACCCTATTCAAATTGTTGAATTACTATGTATTAAAGAAAGCAACATATAA